One genomic segment of Alphaproteobacteria bacterium includes these proteins:
- a CDS encoding GntR family transcriptional regulator → MRSDTLRAMEESEIHALLSRLLLAGRLPGGVKLREQRLAEIFGVSRERVRKVLHRLGHERLLMLVKNRGAFTIKPDLREGHLVYEARRILEAGIAAHLADHLTDEQVARLRAHVDSEADALRRDDRATWQRLSAEFHYVLAAMTGNPIVERQARELVGRTIMLVTHYETSVGSACGCEEHRAIFRALAAGERAKAVKAMSQHLSLVETRLRPLIAAEEAPSVDDILIEEVAAWRRAREETESLRA, encoded by the coding sequence ATGAGAAGCGATACCCTCCGGGCCATGGAAGAGTCGGAGATCCACGCGCTGCTGTCCCGCCTGTTGCTGGCCGGACGGCTGCCCGGCGGCGTGAAGCTGCGCGAGCAGCGCCTGGCGGAGATCTTCGGCGTCAGCCGCGAGCGCGTGCGCAAGGTGCTGCACCGGCTGGGCCACGAACGGCTGCTGATGCTGGTGAAGAACCGCGGCGCCTTCACCATCAAGCCTGACCTGCGCGAAGGCCATCTGGTCTATGAGGCGCGCCGCATCCTCGAGGCCGGCATCGCCGCCCATCTCGCCGACCATCTCACCGACGAGCAGGTGGCCCGGTTGCGCGCCCACGTCGACAGCGAGGCCGACGCGCTGCGCCGCGACGATCGCGCGACGTGGCAGCGCCTGTCGGCCGAGTTCCACTACGTGCTGGCGGCGATGACCGGCAATCCGATCGTCGAGCGCCAGGCGCGCGAACTGGTGGGCCGCACCATCATGCTGGTGACGCACTACGAGACCAGTGTCGGCTCGGCCTGCGGCTGCGAGGAGCATCGCGCGATCTTCCGCGCGCTGGCCGCCGGCGAGCGCGCCAAGGCGGTAAAGGCGATGAGCCAGCATCTGTCGCTGGTCGAGACCCGCCTGCGCCCGCTGATCGCCGCCGAGGAGGCGCCCTCGGTCGACGACATCCTGATCGAGGAAGTCGCCGCCTGGCGCCGCGCCCGCGAGGAGACGGAGTCCTTGCGCGCCTGA
- a CDS encoding ABC transporter substrate-binding protein has product MDKLQSTRPGRRAVLRAGAGLVTLLAAPAVARGQAKELVVGGAAGHKPWVEATVAPLFEKKYGAKIIFEGTRSLVNLEKMQKNKGKQYMSVVQMDDPVMILAVKEGLLEPLTAAKASNLPDLLPGSTHMDGMWANYLQPWLGVAYNSKVMKTPPTSWADIFDAKYKGRIIIPSLQNTEGLPNLFAAGMLAGVSVADAQKDTDAGFKKLATLKPNLLTIYTQQPQAFNLLEQGEAYMIAPAMSSYALERKAAGAPIDLAAPKEGVFAMPSGIAVIKDSPNQELAFAYVNEMLGVELQSKLAGPTFSLATNKVVPRPAGLSTDVRIHQIDWANVAAKRTEWVTRWDREMAR; this is encoded by the coding sequence ATGGACAAGCTTCAATCGACAAGGCCGGGCCGGCGCGCCGTCCTGCGGGCGGGTGCGGGCCTCGTGACCTTGCTGGCGGCGCCCGCGGTGGCGCGGGGGCAGGCGAAGGAACTGGTCGTCGGCGGCGCCGCCGGCCACAAGCCGTGGGTCGAGGCGACGGTCGCGCCGCTGTTCGAGAAGAAGTACGGCGCCAAGATCATCTTCGAGGGCACGCGCTCGCTCGTGAACCTCGAGAAGATGCAGAAGAACAAGGGCAAGCAGTACATGTCGGTCGTGCAGATGGACGATCCGGTCATGATCCTGGCGGTGAAGGAGGGGCTGCTCGAGCCGCTGACGGCGGCCAAGGCGTCCAACCTGCCCGACCTGCTGCCCGGCTCGACCCACATGGACGGCATGTGGGCCAACTACCTGCAGCCCTGGCTGGGCGTCGCCTACAACAGCAAGGTGATGAAGACGCCGCCGACCTCGTGGGCCGACATCTTCGACGCGAAGTACAAGGGCCGCATCATCATCCCCTCGCTGCAGAACACCGAGGGCCTGCCCAACCTGTTCGCCGCCGGCATGCTGGCCGGCGTATCGGTCGCCGACGCGCAGAAGGACACCGACGCCGGCTTCAAGAAGCTGGCGACGCTGAAGCCCAACCTGCTGACGATCTACACGCAGCAGCCGCAGGCCTTCAATCTGCTGGAGCAGGGCGAGGCCTACATGATCGCGCCGGCGATGTCGTCCTATGCGCTGGAGCGCAAGGCGGCCGGCGCGCCGATCGATCTCGCGGCGCCCAAGGAGGGCGTGTTCGCCATGCCCTCGGGCATCGCCGTGATCAAGGACTCGCCGAACCAGGAGCTGGCCTTCGCCTACGTCAACGAGATGCTGGGCGTCGAGCTGCAGAGCAAGCTCGCCGGCCCGACCTTCTCGCTGGCGACCAACAAGGTCGTTCCGCGTCCGGCCGGCCTGTCGACTGACGTCAGGATTCACCAGATCGACTGGGCCAACGTCGCTGCCAAGCGCACCGAGTGGGTGACGCGCTGGGACCGCGAGATGGCGCGGTAG